A single region of the Sus scrofa isolate TJ Tabasco breed Duroc chromosome 17, Sscrofa11.1, whole genome shotgun sequence genome encodes:
- the GTSF1L gene encoding gametocyte-specific factor 1-like produces MEPEALEICPYNPHHRIPLSRFQYHLASCRRKNPKKAKKMASCKYNACHVVPIKKLEEHEAACANRSRAEEEDSLRPLKVSLPSSEQNRNAPAVSPWLPNLDGWNVDSTNCHPMFVLKTFVPQKLVCESDTRESERDHTLSLTTPPEDHQIRRVNRHRQKGDTGLLSS; encoded by the coding sequence ATGGAGCCAGAAGCCTTAGAAATTTGCCCCTACAACCCTCACCACCGAATCCCACTTAGCAGATTTCAGTACCACTTGGCTTCATGCAGGAGAAAGaaccccaaaaaagccaaaaagatggCCAGCTGCAAATACAATGCCTGCCACGTGGTCCCCATCAAGAAGCTGGAGGAGCACGAGGCTGCCTGTGCCAACAGAAgcagggcagaggaagaggacaGCCTGAGGCCTCTGAAAGTCAGCCTTCCAAGCTCAGAGCAGAACAGAAACGCCCCTGCAGTGTCCCCCTGGCTCCCCAACCTGGATGGCTGGAATGTCGATAGCACAAACTGCCACCCCATGTTTGTCCTTAAGACCTTTGTTCCCCAAAAGCTTGTCTGTGAAAGCGACAcaagagagtcagagagagaccACACCCTGTCCCTGACCACCCCCCCAGAAGATCATCAGATCAGGAGAGTAAACCGCCATCGACAGAAGGGAGATACAGGCCTCTTAAGTTCATGA